In the genome of Candidatus Nezhaarchaeales archaeon, the window AGCCGCAAGATTATCAAACCAGCGCCGAATATCTGCATCCTCAAGCAAATAAGCGTACTTAGCCCTCAACCCTCATCAATTAAAGGAAAGAATATTCCTTTATTTAAGGATTCGCTTAAAAAATTAAGTGGACCGGGCGGGATTTGAACCCGCGACCCTCCGCGTGCAAGGCGGATATTCTACCAGGCTGAACTACCGGCCCACCCATTTATGGAATGGAATGCCTACTTAAGCTTTAGTTTTTCGTCGAGTCGTGGGTTTCGGTGGGATTACGATTACAGGAAGTAGATAATCCGGCGAACTTAAGAAGCGTGTTGCTGAATGCCTGTTTTTAGCTGATGTTAAGAGAATACTTAATAACTTCATATGTTACAAACTTCATTACTTAAGAACTTATTGCGAAGCGGACGGTTAACTAGCAATCTGAACGATGGAATTTTACAACGAGTTCAAGCTAATTAGTAAAGCATTTGTTAATATACGACGGCCTTTAAAATTCAAAGCGTATAAACTAGGGAATCCTATGGTGAATGGAAATATTTACGCTAAAGGAACTCTGAGGGTTCTTTCCTTTTTATGTCTAACGTGTCGAAATGCTTATCGTAGCTGACTATGGCTTCCACTCCTAATTTTTTTGGCTAAATAATATTGAATTGCATCGTTAAAATCAAGTTTTACTTTATCCATCAGCATTGATGCGGCTATCTCTTCTTCTATGCTCGTTTCATACACGTTAAGTCCCAATGAGCCTTCGACATTTCTTAGGAAAGCGAGAATCAGCGTCGAATTGTTAAGCAAAGCTTCGATTGCGTGAATTGTAAACTTTGAAATAACAGCTTCAAGCCCTCCGACGGAAACTTTATGTAGAAACCTTTCGCATTCATCAGCCTTTTCCTGTCCAAGGAAGAGTTCAAGAAAGACGTTAGCATCTATTAAAAGCATTTAATCAACTCTAATAATTCTAGGGCTTTTCGAGCCGTTCCTAGGCTTCTTTAATCCGCTTAGCCGGAATACCGGTGGAGCTTCGCTTGAATTGTTGGTTAACGGGTTGTTATGGTTGTGGTGGTGCTTTTAACCCGGTTTAAGTCTTCTTTAAGCTCGTTTTTAACTAACTCTTCGAAGCTGTATATTTTAACTGGTACTGCGAACTTTATTCCTGATGGTGGTGAAACCAGTAATGCTTCGCCGCGGTC includes:
- a CDS encoding PIN domain-containing protein encodes the protein MLLIDANVFLELFLGQEKADECERFLHKVSVGGLEAVISKFTIHAIEALLNNSTLILAFLRNVEGSLGLNVYETSIEEEIAASMLMDKVKLDFNDAIQYYLAKKIRSGSHSQLR